A single genomic interval of Pyrus communis chromosome 5, drPyrComm1.1, whole genome shotgun sequence harbors:
- the LOC137734124 gene encoding serine/threonine-protein kinase D6PK, translating to MERVSESKVLPKKFPVGVEVIYSRSTSTRGVDHLSNVRSGLAREDVASTRDRGQLSNGRLGLVREEIALARQMAELSNVHSVMVKDGRFNAQESRDSDSPIPLRTRKGKVSLPEEEELLSGSLTFKGSIDSFDEGGPSFFAGVSHPPEPVDMDLMKPVYVPIGQNKSDAGCLMKSLSVKGPFLEDLSPRVPAKKPSPTVLSPSESLLEEPNDIGALSPPFAVQRASQNTDNSLIPPDSEEKECVWDASLPPSGNVSPLSSIDSACVVTAMSIANSCASTYRSDAITSDGMLSFERNGESTKGSVRGDSLESAKTSVSRASVSSGVSDDSNWSNLTGSANKPHKGNDPRWKAILAIRVRDGILGMSHFRLLKRLGCGDIGSVYLSELSGTRCYFAMKVMDKASLASRKKLTRAQTEREILQLLDHPFLPTLYTHFETDRFCCLVMEYCPGGDLHTLRQRQPGKHFSEYAARFYAAEVLLALEYLHMLGVVYRDLKPENVLVRDDGHIMLSDFDLSLRCSVSPTLIRTSYDSDPSKRGAGAFCVQPACIEPSSVCIQPSCFIPRFFPQKSKKSRKPRAEPGFATNALPELVAEPTQARSMSFVGTHEYLAPEIIKGEGHGSAVDWWTFGIFLHELLYGKTPFKGSGNRATLFNVVGQQLKFPDSPATSYASRDLIRGLLVKEPQHRLGVKRGATEIKQHPFFEGVNWALIRCSTPPEVPRPMETELPVKFNAVEPVGVGSNSKRMVGADVKSGGKYLDFEFF from the exons ATGGAGAGGGTTTCGGAATCAAAGGTGCTTCCTAAAAAGTTTCCCGTGGGAGTTGAGGTGATTTATTCACGTTCGACCTCAACAAGAGGAGTGGATCACTTGTCAAATGTGCGCTCTGGTTTGGCAAGAGAAGATGTTGCTTCTACTAGAGACAGGGGTCAGTTATCCAATGGGCGCTTAGGCTTGGTGAGAGAAGAAATTGCATTGGCAAGGCAAATGGCTGAGTTGTCAAATGTGCATTCTGTTATGGTAAAAGATGGGAGATTTAATGCACAGGAGTCTCGAGATTCTGACTCGCCCATACCTTTAAGAACAAGGAAAGGAAAGGTCTCTTTGCCAGAAGAGGAAGAACTTTTGTCTGGCTCTCTCACATTCAAGGGAAGTATAGATTCATTTGATGAAGGTGGTCCTAGTTTTTTCGCCGGGGTTAGTCACCCTCCAGAACCTGTTGATATGGATCTAATGAAACCAGTGTATGTACCGATTGGTCAGAATAAGTCCGACGCTGGATGCTTGATGAAGAGCTTATCTGTGAAAGGCCCTTTTCTAGAAGATCTTTCCCCCCGGGTTCCTGCTAAGAAACCAAGTCCAACTGTTCTTTCCCCTTCTGAAAGCTTGCTTGAAGAACCCAACGACATAGGTGCACTGTCTCCACCATTTGCGGTTCAGCGTGCATCACAGAATACAGATAATTCACTCATTCCTCCAGATTCCGAGGAGAAGGAGTGTGTTTGGGATGCTTCTTTGCCTCCGAGTGGTAATGTAAGTCCACTTAGTAGCATTGATAGTGCTTGTGTTGTCACTGCTATGAGCATTGCCAATAGCTGCGCTAGTACATATAGGAGTGATGCAATCACTAGTGATGGCATGCTTAGTTTTGAGAGAAATGGTGAAAGTACCAAAGGGAGTGTTAGAGGGGATTCACTTGAGAGTGCAAAAACTAGTGTTAGTCGAGCAAGTGTTAGTAGTGGCGTTAGTGATGACAGCAACTGGAGCAACCTTACTGGGAGTGCTAATAAGCCCCATAAAGGAAATGATCCTAGGTGGAAGGCGATTCTTGCTATTCGAGTTAGGGATGGGATTTTGGGTATGAGCCATTTTAGATTACTCAAACGGCTTGGTTGTGGTGATATTGGTAGTGTCTATCTTTCAGAACTAAGTGGAACCCGCTGTTATTTCGCAATGAAAGTAATGGACAAGGCATCCCTTGCAAGCAGGAAGAAGTTGACTAGGGCTCAGACAGAACGGGAGATTTTGCAACTGCTGGACCATCCATTCCTTCCAACTTTATATACACATTTTGAGACCGACAGGTTCTGCTGTTTGGTCATGGAATATTGTCCAGGTGGTGATCTGCACACTCTGAGGCAACGACAACCTGGAAAGCACTTCTCAGAGTATGCTGCGAG ATTCTATGCTGCGGAGGTTCTGTTGGCACTAGAGTATCTACACATGCTTGGAGTTGTCTACAGGgacttaaaacctgaaaatgtGCTTGTTCGTGACGATGGCCACATAATGCTCTCTGACTTTGATCTTTCACTGAGATGCTCTGTTTCACCGACCCTGATAAGAACTTCATATGATTCGGATCCCTCCAAACGAGGAGCAGGTGCATTCTGCGTCCAGCCTGCATGTATTGAGCCGTCATCAGTATGCATTCAGCCTTCATGTTTTATCCCTAGGTTCTTCCCTCAGAAAAGCAAGAAGAGCCGAAAGCCTCGAGCTGAGCCGGGGTTTGCCACCAATGCACTTCCAGAGCTTGTTGCTGAGCCTACTCAAGCTCGGTCCATGTCTTTTGTTGGAACCCATGAATACCTAGCCCCTGAAATTATTAAGGGAGAAGGCCATGGTAGTGCAGTTGATTGGTGGACGTTTGGTATATTCTTGCATGAATTACTGTATGGTAAAACCCCTTTTAAAGGTTCAGGAAACCGTGCTACACTGTTCAATGTGGTGGGGCAGCAACTTAAATTCCCAGATTCCCCCGCAACTAGTTATGCAAGCCGCGATCTAATTCGGGGTTTGCTGGTGAAAGAGCCACAGCACCGGCTTGGGGTGAAAAGGGGTGCAACTGAGATCAAACAGCATCCCTTCTTCGAAGGTGTAAATTGGGCTCTAATACGATGCAGCACACCACCAGAAGTACCAAGACCGATGGAAACTGAACTGCCAGTGAAATTTAACGCAGTCGAACCTGTTGGTGTCGGAAGCAACAGTAAAAGAATGGTTGGGGCAGACGTGAAGTCCGGGGGTAAATATCTAGACTTTGAGTTCTTTTAG
- the LOC137733963 gene encoding leucine carboxyl methyltransferase 1 homolog isoform X1: protein MDSRSNKEAVQATNDDASASKLSCVKKGYMKDDYVHLFVRRPVRRSPIINRGYFARWAALRKLLNQFLDTEGNAGEKGHLKKQILSLGAGFDTTYFQLQDEGKAPYLYVELDFKEVTSKKATLIETCSHLRDKISATASISRESGEVLSDHYKLLPVDLRDIPKLADVITLAGMDPSLPTFIIAECVLIYLDPDSSRSIVRWTSKTFSTAIFFLYEQIHPDDAFGQQMIRNLESRGCALLGIHDTPTLQAKENLFVEQGWQRAVAWDMLKVYSDFVEAQERRRIERLELFDEFEEWHMMQEHYCVAYAINDALGLFGDFGFLNHRRQQPQPHVLNPSSSASP, encoded by the exons ATGGATTCGCGCAGCAACAAAGAAGCAGTTCAAGCAACAAACGACGACGCTTCGGCCAGCAAACT GTCGTGCGTGAAGAAAGGGTACATGAAAGACGATTATGTCCATTTGTTTGTGAGAAGACCTGTGAGAAGATCTCCGATTATTAACCGCG GTTACTTTGCTCGTTGGGCTGCTCTGCGGAAGCTTTTGAATCAGTTTCTTGATACCGAAGGAAATGCGGGTGAAAAGGGTCATTTGAAGAAGCAGATATTATCACTTGGAGCTGGCTTTGATACAACATATTTTCAGCTGCAG GATGAGGGGAAAGCACCATATTTGTATGTTGAGCTGGATTTTAAGGAG GTAACTAGTAAGAAGGCCACGCTTATTGAAACGTGCAGTCATTTGAGGGACAAAATTAGTGCGACAGCATCAATCTCTCGAG AGAGTGGAGAAGTGCTCAGTGACCACTACAAGCTACTTCCTGTTGATTTGCGTGACATACCAAAATTAGCCGATGTTATAACTTTAGCTGGTATGGATCCGAG CCTTCCAACTTTTATAATTGCAGAATGCGTTTTGATATACTTGGATCCAGATTCAAGTCGTTCCATAGTTAGATGGacatcaaaaacattttcaacgGCGATATTTTTCTTATATGAGCAGATTCATCCAGATGATGCTTTTGGGCAGCAGATGATCAGAAACTTGGAG AGTCGAGGCTGTGCACTCTTGGGCATACATGATACACCAACATTACAGGCAAAGGAAAACCTTTTTGTTGAACAAGGATGGCAG AGGGCTGTTGCCTGGGACATGCTTAAAGTATACAGTGATTTTGTTGAAGCTCAAGAAAGACGCAG GATTGAACGATTGGAATTGTTTGATGAATTTGAAGAATGGCATATGATGCAG GAGCACTACTGCGTGGCTTATGCAATCAATGATGCACTG GGTCTGTTTGGTGACTTCGGTTTTCTTAACCACCGTCGCCAGCAGCCGCAGCCACACGTGCTGAACCCCTCCTCATCAGCATCACCATGA
- the LOC137733963 gene encoding leucine carboxyl methyltransferase 1 homolog isoform X2, which yields MDSRSNKEAVQATNDDASASKLSCVKKGYMKDDYVHLFVRRPVRRSPIINRGYFARWAALRKLLNQFLDTEGNAGEKGHLKKQILSLGAGFDTTYFQLQDEGKAPYLYVELDFKEVTSKKATLIETCSHLRDKISATASISRESGEVLSDHYKLLPVDLRDIPKLADVITLAGMDPSLPTFIIAECVLIYLDPDSSRSIVRWTSKTFSTAIFFLYEQIHPDDAFGQQMIRNLERAVAWDMLKVYSDFVEAQERRRIERLELFDEFEEWHMMQEHYCVAYAINDALGLFGDFGFLNHRRQQPQPHVLNPSSSASP from the exons ATGGATTCGCGCAGCAACAAAGAAGCAGTTCAAGCAACAAACGACGACGCTTCGGCCAGCAAACT GTCGTGCGTGAAGAAAGGGTACATGAAAGACGATTATGTCCATTTGTTTGTGAGAAGACCTGTGAGAAGATCTCCGATTATTAACCGCG GTTACTTTGCTCGTTGGGCTGCTCTGCGGAAGCTTTTGAATCAGTTTCTTGATACCGAAGGAAATGCGGGTGAAAAGGGTCATTTGAAGAAGCAGATATTATCACTTGGAGCTGGCTTTGATACAACATATTTTCAGCTGCAG GATGAGGGGAAAGCACCATATTTGTATGTTGAGCTGGATTTTAAGGAG GTAACTAGTAAGAAGGCCACGCTTATTGAAACGTGCAGTCATTTGAGGGACAAAATTAGTGCGACAGCATCAATCTCTCGAG AGAGTGGAGAAGTGCTCAGTGACCACTACAAGCTACTTCCTGTTGATTTGCGTGACATACCAAAATTAGCCGATGTTATAACTTTAGCTGGTATGGATCCGAG CCTTCCAACTTTTATAATTGCAGAATGCGTTTTGATATACTTGGATCCAGATTCAAGTCGTTCCATAGTTAGATGGacatcaaaaacattttcaacgGCGATATTTTTCTTATATGAGCAGATTCATCCAGATGATGCTTTTGGGCAGCAGATGATCAGAAACTTGGAG AGGGCTGTTGCCTGGGACATGCTTAAAGTATACAGTGATTTTGTTGAAGCTCAAGAAAGACGCAG GATTGAACGATTGGAATTGTTTGATGAATTTGAAGAATGGCATATGATGCAG GAGCACTACTGCGTGGCTTATGCAATCAATGATGCACTG GGTCTGTTTGGTGACTTCGGTTTTCTTAACCACCGTCGCCAGCAGCCGCAGCCACACGTGCTGAACCCCTCCTCATCAGCATCACCATGA
- the LOC137734644 gene encoding uncharacterized protein, translating into MNFATSICSRLGLKNIVTNTPVYSSASDVTAEGLSLTFRRWATKKSAGSTKNGRDSNPKFLGVKKFGGERVIPGNIIVRQRGTRFHPGNYVGLGKDHTLFALKEGSVKFEHHKLSGRKWVHIVPKEGHVLHPVYANGATAPSAA; encoded by the exons ATGAATTTTGCAACATCAATATGCAGTAGGTTGGGTCTGAAGAACATTGTTACGAATACTCCCGTCTACAGCAGTGCTTCTG ATGTCACGGCAGAAGGATTGAGTTTGACCTTTAGGCGCTGGGCTACTAAAAAATCTGCTGGATCCACCAAAAATGGTCGAGATTCAAATCCCAAATTTCTTGGAGTGAAGAAATTTGGCGGAGAG AGAGTGATACCTGGAAACATCATTGTTCGCCAAAGAGGCACCCGTTTTCATCCTGGAAATTATGTTGGTTTAGGGAAGGATCACACCCTTTTTGCTCTGAAAGAAGGCTCTGTTAAGTTTGAACACCACAAGCTCAGCGGACGCAAGTGGGTGCATATTGTGCCAAAGGAAGGTCACGTGCTTCACCCCGTCTATGCAAATGGTGCGACTGCGCCATCAGCAGCGTAG
- the LOC137733894 gene encoding nitrate regulatory gene2 protein produces MGCTASKLDNEDTVRRCKERRRLMKDAVYARHHLAAAHADYCRSLRLTGSALVSFAAFEPLSISHQTPAVFLHQVPPSTTNHIPPRAPSPASSSFHPPPPPPPLSSTINSSNLPHILSSSSAHSSRQHRRRRQPPPKLPHILSESSLPSSPGSQKSNFSNPFGFPSAFQAESNYSRTPSQASSMWNWENFYPPSPPDSEFFDQRQKSQTQSRQHQKSPPHLDPEHSDENNSETEAVEDEPLETETERSEYDFFLNHRNPKAQNAHQQKRHEYAQSEKYAQSEKYAPSQKYAHSEKYAQSEREEVQCSEWDDHDHCSMTSSSDEGDDERESRSEMGTRSTFEPESVRAESVAGSGRVPTAQPMPGYAPSASKSERSEGSEGGSTYRSSEISNMKMVVRHKDLKEIVEAIKENFDRAATAGDQVSEMLETSRAQLDRSFRQLKKTVYHSSSVLSSLSSTWSSKPPLAVKYRLDAGSLNSEPGGSKSLCSTFERLLAWEKKLYEEVKAREGVKIEHEKKLSALQHQEYKGEDETKVDKTKASIKRLQSLIIVTSQAVSTTSTAIIDLRDSDLVPQLVELCHGFMYMWRSMHQYHEVQNDIVQQVRGLVNQSAKGDSTSELHRQATRDLESAVSAWHSSFCRLIKFKRDFIRSVHGWFKLTLLPVNNDMTFNVHNESSDVYSFCDEWKLALERVPDTVASEAINSFINVVHVISLKQSEELKIKKRTETASRELEKKASSLRNIEKKFYHSYSMVGIGLPDSGPENGQVLDARDPLAEKKSELTTCQRRVEDEMMRHTKAVEVTRAMTLNNLQTGLPGVFQALTSFSGLFTEALESVCTRSYAIK; encoded by the exons ATGGGGTGTACGGCGTCGAAATTAGACAACGAGGACACAGTGAGGCGGTGCAAGGAGCGGCGCCGCCTCATGAAAGACGCCGTCTACGCTCGCCACCACTTGGCCGCTGCCCATGCCGACTACTGCCGTTCCCTCCGCCTAACCGGCTCTGCCCTCGTCTCCTTCGCTGCCTTCGAGCCTCTCTCTATCTCCCATCAAACCCCTGCCGTCTTCCTCCACCAAGTCCCCCCTTCCACCACCAACCACATCCCTCCACGTGCCCCCTCCCCCGCTTCCTCCTCCTTCCACCCGCCACCACCTCCTCCGCCTCTCTCTTCCACCATCAACAGCTCCAACCTTCCCCACATcctttcctcctcctccgcccATTCCTCTCGCCAACATCGCCGCCGCCGCCAGCCGCCGCCGAAGCTTCCTCACATATTGTCGGAATCGAGTCTTCCTTCTTCCCCTGGAAGTCAGAAGTCGAATTTCAGCAACCCTTTTGGGTTTCCGTCGGCTTTCCAGGCGGAGTCGAACTACTCGAGGACACCGTCGCAGGCCTCCTCCATGTGGAACTGGGAAAATTTCTACCCTCCATCGCCGCCGGACTCTGAGTTCTTCGATCAACGCCAAAAAAGCCAAACGCAATCCCGCCAGCACCAAAAATCGCCCCCCCACCTCGACCCGGAACATTCCGACGAGAACAATTCAGAGACGGAGGCGGTAGAGGATGAGCCGCTCGAGACCGAAACCGAAAGATCGGAGTACGATTTCTTCCTCAACCATCGAAACCCAAAAGCCCAGAACGCCCATCAGCAAAAGAGGCACGAGTACGCTCAGTCGGAGAAGTACGCTCAGTCGGAGAAGTACGCGCCGTCGCAGAAGTACGCCCATTCCGAGAAATACGCTCAATCGGAGAGAGAGGAGGTGCAGTGCAGTGAGTGGGACGACCACGACCACTGCAGCATGACGAGCTCCTCTGACGAAGGGGACGACGAGAGGGAGTCGAGATCCGAGATGGGTACCCGGTCGACTTTCGAGCCGGAATCGGTTCGGGCCGAGTCGGTGGCCGGTTCGGGCCGGGTTCCGACGGCTCAGCCGATGCCGGGGTATGCACCAAGCGCGAGCAAGTCGGAGAGGTCGGAGGGGTCGGAGGGCGGGAGCACTTACCGGAGCAGTGAGATCTCCAATATGAAGATGGTGGTGAGGCACAAGGATTTGAAGGAGATTGTGGAGGCGATTAAGGAGAATTTCGACAGGGCCGCAACCGCCGGCGATCAAGTTTCCGAGATGCTCGAGACCAGCCGGGCCCAGCTCGATCGGAGCTTTCGGCAGCTAAAGA AGACAGTGTACCACTCCAGTAGTGTGCTGAGCAGTTTGAGCTCCACTTGGAGTTCAAAACCGCCGCTGGCGGTCAAGTATCGGCTGGATGCCGGCTCGCTCAACAGCGAGCCGGGCGGTTCAAAGAGCCTCTGCTCCACCTTCGAACGGCTCTTGGCCTGGGAGAAGAAGCTCTATGAGGAAGTCAAG GCCAGAGAAGGTGTCAAGATTGAGCACGAGAAGAAGCTGTCCGCACTGCAACATCAGGAGTACAAGGGGGAGGACGAAACCAAAGTAGACAAGACCAAGGCGTCGATAAAGAGGCTGCAATCACTAATCATTGTCACATCTCAGGCCGTCTCTACCACCTCCACCGCCATCATTGATCTTAGAGACTCCGATCTCGTGCCTCAGCTTGTTGAACTGTGCCACGG GTTCATGTACATGTGGAGATCAATGCACCAGTACCATGAAGTCCAGAACGACATTGTACAACAGGTTAGGGGACTTGTGAACCAATCAGCGAAGGGCGACTCAACTTCGGAACTACATCGGCAGGCAACACGTGACCTTGAATCAGCTGTCTCTGCCTGGCACTCCAGTTTCTGCCGTTTAATAAAGTTCAAACGGGACTTTATCCGGTCTGTTCATGGTTGGTTCAAGCTCACCCTTCTTCCTGTAAACAACGACATGACCTTCAATGTGCACAACGAATCTTCTGATGTATATTCCTTCTGTGATGAGTGGAAGCTTGCACTTGAGCGCGTCCCTGACACAGTAGCTTCTGAGGCTATCAATAGCTTTATCAATGTTGTCCACGTAATCTCTCTGAAACAGAGTGAAGAGCTCAAGATAAAAAAACGCACTGAAACTGCATCAAGGGAGCTTGAGAAAAAGGCTTCTTCTCTCCGAAACATTGAAAAGAAATTCTACCACTCCTACTCCATGGTTGGTATCGGGCTTCCTGACTCAGGGCCTGAAAATGGGCAGGTTTTGGATGCGCGAGACCCGCTTGCTGAGAAGAAATCTGAACTTACAACCTGCCAGAGGCGGGTTGAAGATGAGATGATGAGGCATACAAAGGCGGTGGAGGTGACAAGAGCCATGACTCTAAACAATCTTCAAACAGGCTTGCCAGGAGTATTTCAGGCACTGACCAGCTTTTCTGGCCTATTTACGGAGGCACTTGAGTCGGTTTGTACTCGTTCCTACGCCATCAAATAG